One window of the Aquila chrysaetos chrysaetos chromosome 8, bAquChr1.4, whole genome shotgun sequence genome contains the following:
- the MSANTD2 gene encoding myb/SANT-like DNA-binding domain-containing protein 2 isoform X3: MSSLISIKSLRRQLHKRQSELVRNAKYTLRRCYSRVKEHGVGKRKSSYTFEQLEQVFGQGGWDSQPCQPVLINSSGLYQELESDGSTMEEYSQEDWGNHSQDLHCYQTGEQELDEMPTTKRTLKIKQESSEDTQKRDVMQNIMQILESVQLKWELFQSWTDFSRLHLSNKLAIFGIGYNTRWKEDIRYHYAEISSQVPLGKRLREYFNSEKPEGRVIMTRVQKMNWKNVYYKFLEITISEARCLELHMEIDWIPIAHSKPTGGNIVQYLLPGGIPKSPGLYAIGYEECHEKPPSPLAEHRGSDPGNETQGELEVPSPQASLRVDMESARIIYCYLGIAEVRTLQQCLFLHFQANTKTFSKDWVGINAFLSQNCVVEPGVSPKSIYIKFVEVERDFLSAGSLVECLEKAIGYPLKFNN; this comes from the exons ATGTCTAGCCTGATTAGCATCAAATCCCTGAGAAGG CAGCTTCACAAGAGACAGAGTGAGTTAGTAAGGAATGCAAAATAT aCCCTTCGCAGGTGCTACAGCCGCGTGAAGGAGCATGGTGttgggaagaggaaaagcagctacACATTTGAACAGCTGGAGCAGGTGTTTGGGCAGGGAGGATGGgactcccagccctgccagcctgtCCTCATCAACAGCAGCGGCTTGTATCAGGAGCTGGAGTCAGACGGCAGCACGATGGAGGAGTATTCGCAGGAGGACTGGGGAAACCACAGTCAGGATCTTCATTGCTACCAGACCGGCGAACAGGAATTGG ATGAAATGCCTACcacaaaaagaacattaaagATAAAACAGGAATCTTCAGAAGACACGCA gaaGCGTGACGTCATGCAGAATATTATGCAAATCTTGGAGTCGGTCCAGTTGAAGTGGGAGCTGTTTCAGAGCTGGACGGACTTCTCCAGGCTACATCTTTCTAACAAACTGGCCATTTTCGGCATCGGTTACAACACCCGCTGGAAGGAGGATATTCGTTACCACTATGCGGAGATCAGCTCGCAGGTACCCCTCGGCAAGCGGCTCCGGGAATATTTCAACTCGGAAAAACCGGAGGGTCGGGTTATCATGACCAGAGTGCAgaaaatgaactggaaaaacGTTTATTACAAATTCCTGGAGATCACCATCAGCGAAGCCAGATGCCTCGAGCTGCACATGGAGATCGACTGGATACCCATCGCTCACTCCAAACCCACCGGAGGAAACATCGTTCAGTATTTATTACCGGGAGGGATCCCCAAAAGCCCCGGCTTGTACGCCATCGGTTACGAAGAGTGCCACGAGAAACCCCCGTCCCCTCTCGCCGAGCACAGGGGGTCCGATCCTGGCAATGAGACTCAAGGGGAGCTGGAGGTCCCTTCGCCGCAAGCCTCCCTCCGGGTGGATATGGAATCCGCCCGGATTATCTACTGTTACCTCGGCATCGCCGAGGTCCGGACTCTCCAGCAGTGCCTGTTTTTACACTTTCAGGCAAACACCAAAACCTTCAGCAAAGATTGGGTCGGGATCAACGCCTTTTTATCTCAGAACTGCGTCGTAGAGCCCGGCGTGTCGCCCAAATCCATCTACATCAAATTTGTGGAAGTGGAGAGGGATTTTCTTTCCGCCGGCTCTTTGGTAGAGTGCCTGGAAAAAGCCATCGGATACCCCTTAAAATTTAACAACTGA
- the MSANTD2 gene encoding myb/SANT-like DNA-binding domain-containing protein 2 isoform X6, producing the protein MSSLISIKSLRRTLRRCYSRVKEHGVGKRKSSYTFEQLEQVFGQGGWDSQPCQPVLINSSGLYQELESDGSTMEEYSQEDWGNHSQDLHCYQTGEQELDEMPTTKRTLKIKQESSEDTQKRDVMQNIMQILESVQLKWELFQSWTDFSRLHLSNKLAIFGIGYNTRWKEDIRYHYAEISSQVPLGKRLREYFNSEKPEGRVIMTRVQKMNWKNVYYKFLEITISEARCLELHMEIDWIPIAHSKPTGGNIVQYLLPGGIPKSPGLYAIGYEECHEKPPSPLAEHRGSDPGNETQGELEVPSPQASLRVDMESARIIYCYLGIAEVRTLQQCLFLHFQANTKTFSKDWVGINAFLSQNCVVEPGVSPKSIYIKFVEVERDFLSAGSLVECLEKAIGYPLKFNN; encoded by the exons ATGTCTAGCCTGATTAGCATCAAATCCCTGAGAAGG aCCCTTCGCAGGTGCTACAGCCGCGTGAAGGAGCATGGTGttgggaagaggaaaagcagctacACATTTGAACAGCTGGAGCAGGTGTTTGGGCAGGGAGGATGGgactcccagccctgccagcctgtCCTCATCAACAGCAGCGGCTTGTATCAGGAGCTGGAGTCAGACGGCAGCACGATGGAGGAGTATTCGCAGGAGGACTGGGGAAACCACAGTCAGGATCTTCATTGCTACCAGACCGGCGAACAGGAATTGG ATGAAATGCCTACcacaaaaagaacattaaagATAAAACAGGAATCTTCAGAAGACACGCA gaaGCGTGACGTCATGCAGAATATTATGCAAATCTTGGAGTCGGTCCAGTTGAAGTGGGAGCTGTTTCAGAGCTGGACGGACTTCTCCAGGCTACATCTTTCTAACAAACTGGCCATTTTCGGCATCGGTTACAACACCCGCTGGAAGGAGGATATTCGTTACCACTATGCGGAGATCAGCTCGCAGGTACCCCTCGGCAAGCGGCTCCGGGAATATTTCAACTCGGAAAAACCGGAGGGTCGGGTTATCATGACCAGAGTGCAgaaaatgaactggaaaaacGTTTATTACAAATTCCTGGAGATCACCATCAGCGAAGCCAGATGCCTCGAGCTGCACATGGAGATCGACTGGATACCCATCGCTCACTCCAAACCCACCGGAGGAAACATCGTTCAGTATTTATTACCGGGAGGGATCCCCAAAAGCCCCGGCTTGTACGCCATCGGTTACGAAGAGTGCCACGAGAAACCCCCGTCCCCTCTCGCCGAGCACAGGGGGTCCGATCCTGGCAATGAGACTCAAGGGGAGCTGGAGGTCCCTTCGCCGCAAGCCTCCCTCCGGGTGGATATGGAATCCGCCCGGATTATCTACTGTTACCTCGGCATCGCCGAGGTCCGGACTCTCCAGCAGTGCCTGTTTTTACACTTTCAGGCAAACACCAAAACCTTCAGCAAAGATTGGGTCGGGATCAACGCCTTTTTATCTCAGAACTGCGTCGTAGAGCCCGGCGTGTCGCCCAAATCCATCTACATCAAATTTGTGGAAGTGGAGAGGGATTTTCTTTCCGCCGGCTCTTTGGTAGAGTGCCTGGAAAAAGCCATCGGATACCCCTTAAAATTTAACAACTGA
- the MSANTD2 gene encoding myb/SANT-like DNA-binding domain-containing protein 2 isoform X5, with translation MEEYSQEDWGNHSQDLHCYQTGEQELDEMPTTKRTLKIKQESSEDTQKRDVMQNIMQILESVQLKWELFQSWTDFSRLHLSNKLAIFGIGYNTRWKEDIRYHYAEISSQVPLGKRLREYFNSEKPEGRVIMTRVQKMNWKNVYYKFLEITISEARCLELHMEIDWIPIAHSKPTGGNIVQYLLPGGIPKSPGLYAIGYEECHEKPPSPLAEHRGSDPGNETQGELEVPSPQASLRVDMESARIIYCYLGIAEVRTLQQCLFLHFQANTKTFSKDWVGINAFLSQNCVVEPGVSPKSIYIKFVEVERDFLSAGSLVECLEKAIGYPLKFNN, from the exons ATGGAGGAGTATTCGCAGGAGGACTGGGGAAACCACAGTCAGGATCTTCATTGCTACCAGACCGGCGAACAGGAATTGG ATGAAATGCCTACcacaaaaagaacattaaagATAAAACAGGAATCTTCAGAAGACACGCA gaaGCGTGACGTCATGCAGAATATTATGCAAATCTTGGAGTCGGTCCAGTTGAAGTGGGAGCTGTTTCAGAGCTGGACGGACTTCTCCAGGCTACATCTTTCTAACAAACTGGCCATTTTCGGCATCGGTTACAACACCCGCTGGAAGGAGGATATTCGTTACCACTATGCGGAGATCAGCTCGCAGGTACCCCTCGGCAAGCGGCTCCGGGAATATTTCAACTCGGAAAAACCGGAGGGTCGGGTTATCATGACCAGAGTGCAgaaaatgaactggaaaaacGTTTATTACAAATTCCTGGAGATCACCATCAGCGAAGCCAGATGCCTCGAGCTGCACATGGAGATCGACTGGATACCCATCGCTCACTCCAAACCCACCGGAGGAAACATCGTTCAGTATTTATTACCGGGAGGGATCCCCAAAAGCCCCGGCTTGTACGCCATCGGTTACGAAGAGTGCCACGAGAAACCCCCGTCCCCTCTCGCCGAGCACAGGGGGTCCGATCCTGGCAATGAGACTCAAGGGGAGCTGGAGGTCCCTTCGCCGCAAGCCTCCCTCCGGGTGGATATGGAATCCGCCCGGATTATCTACTGTTACCTCGGCATCGCCGAGGTCCGGACTCTCCAGCAGTGCCTGTTTTTACACTTTCAGGCAAACACCAAAACCTTCAGCAAAGATTGGGTCGGGATCAACGCCTTTTTATCTCAGAACTGCGTCGTAGAGCCCGGCGTGTCGCCCAAATCCATCTACATCAAATTTGTGGAAGTGGAGAGGGATTTTCTTTCCGCCGGCTCTTTGGTAGAGTGCCTGGAAAAAGCCATCGGATACCCCTTAAAATTTAACAACTGA
- the MSANTD2 gene encoding myb/SANT-like DNA-binding domain-containing protein 2 isoform X4, whose protein sequence is MSSLISIKSLRRLHKRQSELVRNAKYTLRRCYSRVKEHGVGKRKSSYTFEQLEQVFGQGGWDSQPCQPVLINSSGLYQELESDGSTMEEYSQEDWGNHSQDLHCYQTGEQELDEMPTTKRTLKIKQESSEDTQKRDVMQNIMQILESVQLKWELFQSWTDFSRLHLSNKLAIFGIGYNTRWKEDIRYHYAEISSQVPLGKRLREYFNSEKPEGRVIMTRVQKMNWKNVYYKFLEITISEARCLELHMEIDWIPIAHSKPTGGNIVQYLLPGGIPKSPGLYAIGYEECHEKPPSPLAEHRGSDPGNETQGELEVPSPQASLRVDMESARIIYCYLGIAEVRTLQQCLFLHFQANTKTFSKDWVGINAFLSQNCVVEPGVSPKSIYIKFVEVERDFLSAGSLVECLEKAIGYPLKFNN, encoded by the exons ATGTCTAGCCTGATTAGCATCAAATCCCTGAGAAGG CTTCACAAGAGACAGAGTGAGTTAGTAAGGAATGCAAAATAT aCCCTTCGCAGGTGCTACAGCCGCGTGAAGGAGCATGGTGttgggaagaggaaaagcagctacACATTTGAACAGCTGGAGCAGGTGTTTGGGCAGGGAGGATGGgactcccagccctgccagcctgtCCTCATCAACAGCAGCGGCTTGTATCAGGAGCTGGAGTCAGACGGCAGCACGATGGAGGAGTATTCGCAGGAGGACTGGGGAAACCACAGTCAGGATCTTCATTGCTACCAGACCGGCGAACAGGAATTGG ATGAAATGCCTACcacaaaaagaacattaaagATAAAACAGGAATCTTCAGAAGACACGCA gaaGCGTGACGTCATGCAGAATATTATGCAAATCTTGGAGTCGGTCCAGTTGAAGTGGGAGCTGTTTCAGAGCTGGACGGACTTCTCCAGGCTACATCTTTCTAACAAACTGGCCATTTTCGGCATCGGTTACAACACCCGCTGGAAGGAGGATATTCGTTACCACTATGCGGAGATCAGCTCGCAGGTACCCCTCGGCAAGCGGCTCCGGGAATATTTCAACTCGGAAAAACCGGAGGGTCGGGTTATCATGACCAGAGTGCAgaaaatgaactggaaaaacGTTTATTACAAATTCCTGGAGATCACCATCAGCGAAGCCAGATGCCTCGAGCTGCACATGGAGATCGACTGGATACCCATCGCTCACTCCAAACCCACCGGAGGAAACATCGTTCAGTATTTATTACCGGGAGGGATCCCCAAAAGCCCCGGCTTGTACGCCATCGGTTACGAAGAGTGCCACGAGAAACCCCCGTCCCCTCTCGCCGAGCACAGGGGGTCCGATCCTGGCAATGAGACTCAAGGGGAGCTGGAGGTCCCTTCGCCGCAAGCCTCCCTCCGGGTGGATATGGAATCCGCCCGGATTATCTACTGTTACCTCGGCATCGCCGAGGTCCGGACTCTCCAGCAGTGCCTGTTTTTACACTTTCAGGCAAACACCAAAACCTTCAGCAAAGATTGGGTCGGGATCAACGCCTTTTTATCTCAGAACTGCGTCGTAGAGCCCGGCGTGTCGCCCAAATCCATCTACATCAAATTTGTGGAAGTGGAGAGGGATTTTCTTTCCGCCGGCTCTTTGGTAGAGTGCCTGGAAAAAGCCATCGGATACCCCTTAAAATTTAACAACTGA
- the MSANTD2 gene encoding myb/SANT-like DNA-binding domain-containing protein 2 isoform X7 has product MHSLLIQTGCKTLRRCYSRVKEHGVGKRKSSYTFEQLEQVFGQGGWDSQPCQPVLINSSGLYQELESDGSTMEEYSQEDWGNHSQDLHCYQTGEQELDEMPTTKRTLKIKQESSEDTQKRDVMQNIMQILESVQLKWELFQSWTDFSRLHLSNKLAIFGIGYNTRWKEDIRYHYAEISSQVPLGKRLREYFNSEKPEGRVIMTRVQKMNWKNVYYKFLEITISEARCLELHMEIDWIPIAHSKPTGGNIVQYLLPGGIPKSPGLYAIGYEECHEKPPSPLAEHRGSDPGNETQGELEVPSPQASLRVDMESARIIYCYLGIAEVRTLQQCLFLHFQANTKTFSKDWVGINAFLSQNCVVEPGVSPKSIYIKFVEVERDFLSAGSLVECLEKAIGYPLKFNN; this is encoded by the exons ATGCATTCTCTCCTAATTCAAACAGGATGCAAA aCCCTTCGCAGGTGCTACAGCCGCGTGAAGGAGCATGGTGttgggaagaggaaaagcagctacACATTTGAACAGCTGGAGCAGGTGTTTGGGCAGGGAGGATGGgactcccagccctgccagcctgtCCTCATCAACAGCAGCGGCTTGTATCAGGAGCTGGAGTCAGACGGCAGCACGATGGAGGAGTATTCGCAGGAGGACTGGGGAAACCACAGTCAGGATCTTCATTGCTACCAGACCGGCGAACAGGAATTGG ATGAAATGCCTACcacaaaaagaacattaaagATAAAACAGGAATCTTCAGAAGACACGCA gaaGCGTGACGTCATGCAGAATATTATGCAAATCTTGGAGTCGGTCCAGTTGAAGTGGGAGCTGTTTCAGAGCTGGACGGACTTCTCCAGGCTACATCTTTCTAACAAACTGGCCATTTTCGGCATCGGTTACAACACCCGCTGGAAGGAGGATATTCGTTACCACTATGCGGAGATCAGCTCGCAGGTACCCCTCGGCAAGCGGCTCCGGGAATATTTCAACTCGGAAAAACCGGAGGGTCGGGTTATCATGACCAGAGTGCAgaaaatgaactggaaaaacGTTTATTACAAATTCCTGGAGATCACCATCAGCGAAGCCAGATGCCTCGAGCTGCACATGGAGATCGACTGGATACCCATCGCTCACTCCAAACCCACCGGAGGAAACATCGTTCAGTATTTATTACCGGGAGGGATCCCCAAAAGCCCCGGCTTGTACGCCATCGGTTACGAAGAGTGCCACGAGAAACCCCCGTCCCCTCTCGCCGAGCACAGGGGGTCCGATCCTGGCAATGAGACTCAAGGGGAGCTGGAGGTCCCTTCGCCGCAAGCCTCCCTCCGGGTGGATATGGAATCCGCCCGGATTATCTACTGTTACCTCGGCATCGCCGAGGTCCGGACTCTCCAGCAGTGCCTGTTTTTACACTTTCAGGCAAACACCAAAACCTTCAGCAAAGATTGGGTCGGGATCAACGCCTTTTTATCTCAGAACTGCGTCGTAGAGCCCGGCGTGTCGCCCAAATCCATCTACATCAAATTTGTGGAAGTGGAGAGGGATTTTCTTTCCGCCGGCTCTTTGGTAGAGTGCCTGGAAAAAGCCATCGGATACCCCTTAAAATTTAACAACTGA